The proteins below come from a single Streptococcus hyointestinalis genomic window:
- a CDS encoding dihydroorotate oxidase, with protein MVSTATRIGDFQFDNCLMNAAGVFCMTREELAQVESSAAGSFVTKTATLEARAGNPEPRYVNTDLGSINSMGLPNKGLDYYLDYVIEEQNRIGSKPHVLSLVGMSPDETHTILKKVQASDYQGLVELNLSCPNVPGKPQIAYDFETTDTILKEVFSYYTKPLGIKLPPYFDIVHFDQAAAIFNKYPLVFVNCVNSIGNGLVIEDETVVIKPKNGFGGLGGDYIKPTALANVHAFYKRLNPSIQIIGTGGVKTGRDAFEHILCGASMVQLGTVLQKEGTEAFERITKELQTIMAEKGYETLDDFRGKLHYID; from the coding sequence ATGGTTTCTACTGCAACTCGTATCGGAGATTTTCAGTTTGATAACTGCTTGATGAACGCTGCTGGGGTATTTTGTATGACACGTGAGGAGCTAGCGCAGGTTGAGAGCTCTGCTGCTGGGTCTTTTGTCACCAAAACTGCCACACTAGAAGCTCGTGCTGGTAACCCTGAGCCACGCTATGTCAACACCGACCTTGGCTCTATCAACTCAATGGGGTTGCCAAACAAGGGACTTGATTATTATTTAGACTATGTTATTGAAGAGCAAAATCGTATCGGCAGCAAGCCACATGTCCTCTCACTAGTCGGCATGTCACCAGATGAAACCCACACTATCCTCAAAAAAGTGCAAGCAAGTGACTACCAAGGCTTGGTTGAACTCAACCTTTCTTGCCCAAACGTCCCTGGGAAACCTCAAATCGCCTATGATTTTGAAACGACAGATACGATTTTAAAAGAAGTCTTTAGCTACTATACTAAGCCACTTGGGATTAAACTGCCACCTTATTTTGATATTGTACACTTTGACCAGGCAGCAGCTATCTTTAATAAATACCCACTTGTCTTTGTCAACTGTGTCAACTCTATCGGAAATGGGCTTGTCATTGAGGATGAGACTGTCGTCATCAAACCTAAAAATGGCTTTGGCGGATTAGGTGGTGACTACATCAAACCAACAGCACTGGCTAATGTACATGCTTTCTACAAACGCCTCAATCCTTCTATCCAAATCATCGGAACTGGCGGCGTCAAAACAGGTCGTGATGCTTTTGAGCATATCCTCTGCGGTGCTAGTATGGTGCAGCTTGGGACTGTCCTCCAAAAAGAAGGCACAGAGGCTTTTGAGCGTATCACAAAAGAACTGCAAACCATCATGGCTGAAAAAGGCTATGAAACTCTTGATGATTTTCGTGGAAAATTACATTATATTGACTAA
- a CDS encoding phosphoglycerate mutase, whose translation MVKLVFARHGESEWNKANLFTGWADVDLSDKGTQQAIDAGKLIKEAGIEFDVAYTSVLKRAIKTTNLALEASDQLWVPVEKSWRLNERHYGGLTGQNKAEAAAKWGDEQVHIWRRSYDVLPPAMAKDDEYSAHTDRRYASLDDSVIPDAENLKVTLERALPFWEDKIAPALKDGKNVFVGAHGNSIRALVKHIKHLSDDEIMDVEIPNFPPLVFEFDEDLNVTNEYYLGK comes from the coding sequence ATGGTAAAATTAGTATTTGCACGCCATGGTGAATCAGAATGGAACAAAGCAAACCTTTTCACAGGTTGGGCTGATGTTGATCTTTCAGACAAAGGAACACAACAAGCTATCGACGCTGGTAAATTGATCAAAGAAGCTGGTATCGAGTTTGATGTTGCTTACACATCTGTTTTGAAACGTGCGATCAAAACTACTAATCTTGCGCTTGAAGCTTCTGATCAACTTTGGGTGCCAGTTGAAAAATCATGGCGCTTAAACGAACGTCACTACGGTGGTTTGACTGGTCAAAACAAAGCTGAAGCAGCAGCTAAATGGGGTGATGAGCAAGTTCACATCTGGCGTCGTTCATACGATGTATTGCCACCAGCAATGGCTAAAGACGACGAGTACTCAGCACACACTGACCGTCGTTACGCATCGCTTGATGACTCTGTTATCCCAGATGCTGAAAACTTGAAAGTTACACTTGAGCGTGCCCTTCCTTTCTGGGAAGATAAAATCGCACCAGCTCTTAAAGACGGTAAAAATGTTTTCGTTGGCGCACACGGTAACTCAATCCGTGCCCTTGTAAAACACATCAAACACTTGTCAGATGATGAAATCATGGATGTTGAAATCCCTAACTTCCCACCATTGGTATTTGAATTTGACGAAGATTTGAACGTGACAAACGAATACTACCTTGGTAAATAA
- the cas9 gene encoding type II CRISPR RNA-guided endonuclease Cas9 (Cas9, originally named Csn1, is the large, multifunctional signature protein of type II CRISPR/Cas systems. It is well known even to general audiences because its RNA-guided endonuclease activity has made it a popular tool for custom editing of eukaryotic genomes.) → MKKYSIGLDIGTNSVGWAVVTDDYKVPSKKMKVRGNSDKTAVKKNLLGALLFDGADTAEGTRLKRTARRRYTRRKNRLRYLQEIFAEEMNKVDESFFHRLDESFLKPEDKSSERHPIFANEAEEKAYHKAFPTIYHLRKHLADKQEKADLRLVYLALAHIIKFRGHFLIEGDLDAENTDVQKLFEAFVEVYDKSVEDSHLSEIEVDAAVILTENSSKSRRLEKLIKHYPTEKKNSFFGNLIALSLGLQPNFKANFKLSEDAKLQFSKDSYEEDLGEVLAQIGDDLADVFVAAQNLYNAILLSGILTVNNDTTKAKVSASMVKRYTEHEADLAKLKCFIKEKAPEKYTEIFKDEKKNGYAAYIKNRKNKGYTKTSVKQDDFYKYLKGILSKLDGSQYFLDKIERDDFLRKQRTFDNGAIPHQLHLKELRAILRRQATYYPFLAENQDKIEKIFTFKIPYYVGPLARQKGRFAWASYSSDEKITPWNFDEVVDKDKSAEDFITKMTSYDLYLPEEKVLPKHSFVYEKFTVYNELTKVKYIDERGKSIYFDAKTKKSIFNQVFKEERKVTKDKLLNHLDKVHPILRAVDIEGLDEEKKTFNASLGTYHDLKKILNVDFLDDEANEDIIEDIIHTLTLFEDKQMIDKRLQKYSHLFTKKELKQLARKHYTGWGKLSHKLIDGIRNKETNKTILDYLIDDGRANRNFMQLIKDERLPFRETIEKAQVIDNVDNLKETVSQLAGSPAIKKGILQSVKIVDELVKVMGGDLRKGTNLPEHIVIEMARENQTTNKGRRKSQQRLKRLQDSLKDFGSKILDTDKPSYVEDNIENDHLKDDRLFLYYLQNGKDMYTGEALDIDHLSQYDIDHIIPQAFIKDDSIDNRVLTSSAKNRGKSDDVPSLEVVKKQKAYWERLRRSKLISQRKFDNLTRAERGALSENDKAGFIKRQLVETRQITKHVAQILDKRFNTKRDEDDKVIRDVKIITLKSNLVSQFRKINELYKVREINDYHHAHDAYLNVVVGLALLKKYPKLEPEFVYGEYKNYNLRKMIATTKDKATAKSFFYSNLLNIFKERVEYPDGKIVERPVIEKCEETGEVAWNKEKDVSTVQKVLSYPQVNIVKKVEKQAGRFSKESILPKGDSDKLIARKTKDVYLDPKKYGGFDSPTIAYSVFVVADVEKGKAKKLKTIKTLVGISVMERLAFEKDKVAFLESKGYKNIQKDTLIILPKYSLFAFSYGKKRLLASAGELQKGNEMVLPQKLSTLLYHAHRINNLNEPKHLEYVKAHKEDFNLLLSYIEVFAYNYIDAEKNVSKIQAAAERINDFPIEEIASSFINLLGLTALGAPADFTFLDAKIPRKRYTSTTECLNATLIHQSITGLYETRIDLSQLGDV, encoded by the coding sequence ATGAAAAAATACTCAATTGGTCTTGATATTGGTACAAATAGCGTCGGTTGGGCAGTTGTGACCGATGACTATAAAGTTCCATCAAAGAAGATGAAAGTACGTGGTAATAGCGATAAGACAGCAGTTAAGAAAAACTTGTTAGGAGCGCTCTTGTTTGATGGCGCTGATACGGCTGAGGGAACTCGCCTTAAGCGAACTGCAAGACGACGCTATACACGTCGTAAAAATCGTCTTCGATATCTTCAGGAGATTTTTGCTGAGGAGATGAACAAGGTTGATGAGAGTTTTTTTCATCGTTTGGATGAGTCCTTTTTAAAGCCAGAAGATAAGAGTAGTGAGCGTCATCCTATTTTTGCAAATGAAGCTGAGGAAAAAGCTTATCATAAAGCCTTTCCTACGATTTATCACCTCAGAAAACACTTGGCTGACAAACAAGAAAAAGCAGATTTGCGTCTTGTTTATTTAGCGTTGGCGCATATTATTAAGTTTCGTGGGCATTTTTTGATTGAGGGGGATTTGGATGCTGAAAATACAGATGTTCAAAAGCTATTTGAAGCATTCGTAGAAGTGTATGATAAGAGTGTAGAGGATAGTCATCTCTCTGAGATAGAGGTGGATGCGGCTGTGATTTTGACTGAAAATAGCAGTAAGTCACGCCGTTTGGAAAAGCTCATCAAACATTATCCGACAGAAAAGAAGAACAGCTTTTTTGGTAATCTTATCGCTCTATCACTCGGTTTGCAGCCCAACTTTAAAGCAAATTTCAAACTATCAGAAGATGCTAAGTTGCAGTTTTCAAAAGACAGCTATGAGGAGGATTTGGGTGAAGTGTTAGCTCAGATCGGAGATGATTTGGCTGATGTCTTTGTGGCTGCTCAAAACCTCTATAATGCAATTTTATTGTCAGGAATTTTGACGGTAAATAATGATACAACCAAGGCAAAGGTCTCTGCCTCAATGGTTAAGCGCTACACGGAGCACGAGGCAGACCTCGCTAAGTTGAAGTGTTTTATCAAGGAAAAAGCACCTGAAAAGTATACTGAGATTTTCAAAGATGAGAAGAAAAATGGCTATGCAGCCTACATCAAAAATCGAAAAAATAAAGGCTACACTAAAACTAGTGTGAAGCAGGATGACTTTTACAAATATCTAAAAGGCATTCTCTCAAAACTGGATGGTAGTCAGTATTTTCTTGATAAAATCGAGCGTGATGACTTTTTGCGTAAGCAGAGAACCTTTGATAATGGAGCGATTCCGCACCAGTTGCACTTGAAAGAGCTTCGAGCAATTTTACGCCGTCAAGCGACGTACTATCCATTTTTAGCAGAAAATCAAGACAAGATTGAAAAAATCTTCACCTTTAAAATCCCTTACTATGTTGGACCTTTAGCACGTCAGAAAGGGCGTTTTGCCTGGGCAAGCTACAGCTCTGATGAAAAAATTACGCCTTGGAACTTTGATGAGGTGGTGGATAAGGACAAGTCTGCAGAGGACTTTATCACAAAGATGACCTCATATGACCTTTATCTGCCAGAGGAAAAGGTGCTACCAAAACACAGCTTCGTCTATGAAAAATTCACCGTTTATAATGAATTGACCAAAGTCAAATATATTGACGAGCGAGGCAAATCCATCTATTTTGATGCAAAGACTAAGAAGAGTATTTTTAATCAGGTCTTTAAAGAGGAGCGAAAAGTCACTAAAGATAAGCTGTTAAACCATTTAGACAAAGTACATCCTATACTAAGAGCTGTTGACATAGAAGGACTTGATGAGGAAAAGAAAACCTTCAACGCCAGTCTTGGTACCTATCATGATTTAAAGAAAATCTTAAATGTAGATTTCTTAGACGACGAGGCGAATGAAGATATTATCGAAGATATCATTCATACACTGACCTTGTTTGAGGATAAACAAATGATTGATAAGCGCCTGCAAAAATACAGTCATCTGTTTACAAAGAAAGAGCTAAAACAACTAGCACGCAAGCATTACACTGGCTGGGGGAAACTGTCTCACAAGCTTATCGATGGCATTCGCAATAAAGAAACGAATAAGACCATTCTGGATTATTTGATTGATGATGGTAGAGCTAACCGTAACTTTATGCAGCTCATCAAGGATGAACGGCTTCCTTTCAGAGAAACTATTGAAAAAGCACAGGTCATTGATAATGTGGATAATCTCAAAGAAACCGTCAGCCAGCTGGCAGGCAGTCCTGCTATCAAAAAAGGCATTTTGCAGAGTGTGAAAATTGTCGATGAGCTGGTCAAAGTAATGGGAGGAGATTTACGCAAAGGGACAAATTTACCAGAACATATCGTCATTGAAATGGCTCGTGAAAACCAGACAACGAACAAAGGGCGTAGAAAATCGCAACAACGTTTGAAGCGTCTTCAAGATTCTTTAAAAGATTTTGGTAGTAAGATTTTAGACACGGATAAGCCGTCTTATGTGGAAGATAATATTGAAAATGACCATCTCAAAGATGATAGGCTGTTTCTTTACTATCTCCAAAATGGTAAGGACATGTACACAGGTGAAGCGCTTGATATTGATCACCTTAGTCAATATGATATTGACCACATCATTCCGCAAGCCTTTATCAAGGATGATTCTATAGATAATCGTGTTTTGACAAGTTCAGCTAAAAACCGTGGTAAGTCAGATGATGTGCCGAGTCTTGAGGTTGTTAAGAAACAAAAGGCTTACTGGGAGCGATTACGTCGGTCAAAACTCATCTCTCAGCGCAAGTTTGATAACTTGACAAGAGCGGAGCGTGGTGCTTTGAGTGAAAACGACAAAGCAGGCTTTATCAAACGCCAGCTGGTAGAGACTAGACAAATCACCAAACATGTCGCACAGATTTTGGATAAGCGCTTCAATACCAAGCGAGATGAGGATGACAAGGTTATCCGTGATGTTAAGATTATCACCCTTAAATCAAACTTGGTCTCTCAATTTAGGAAAATCAATGAGCTTTACAAAGTGCGTGAAATCAATGATTATCATCATGCACACGATGCTTACCTTAATGTCGTTGTGGGTCTTGCTCTGCTCAAAAAATATCCAAAGCTAGAACCTGAATTTGTCTATGGTGAGTATAAAAATTACAACTTACGCAAGATGATTGCAACCACCAAAGATAAAGCGACTGCTAAATCTTTCTTCTACTCTAACTTGCTGAACATCTTTAAAGAAAGGGTCGAGTATCCAGATGGCAAGATAGTAGAGCGTCCAGTTATTGAGAAATGCGAAGAAACAGGTGAAGTCGCTTGGAACAAAGAAAAAGATGTCTCAACAGTTCAAAAAGTGTTATCTTACCCACAGGTCAACATCGTGAAGAAAGTTGAAAAGCAAGCAGGTCGTTTTTCAAAAGAGTCTATTTTACCAAAGGGTGACTCTGATAAGCTCATCGCAAGAAAGACGAAGGATGTTTATTTGGACCCTAAAAAGTATGGTGGCTTTGACAGCCCAACAATTGCCTACTCTGTCTTTGTCGTCGCTGATGTTGAAAAGGGCAAAGCTAAGAAGCTGAAAACGATTAAAACACTGGTTGGTATCTCTGTTATGGAGCGTCTTGCTTTTGAGAAAGATAAAGTTGCTTTCTTAGAGAGCAAGGGCTACAAAAATATACAAAAAGATACCTTGATTATCCTGCCTAAGTATAGCTTGTTTGCCTTTTCTTATGGGAAAAAACGTCTGTTAGCGAGTGCCGGTGAGCTGCAAAAGGGAAATGAAATGGTCTTACCACAGAAACTTTCGACCTTGCTTTATCATGCACACCGCATTAACAATCTCAATGAGCCAAAACATTTAGAGTATGTCAAAGCTCATAAAGAAGATTTCAATCTTTTGTTATCTTATATTGAGGTATTTGCCTATAACTATATCGACGCTGAAAAGAATGTCAGCAAAATCCAGGCAGCCGCAGAAAGAATCAATGATTTTCCGATAGAAGAGATTGCATCGTCCTTTATCAATCTCCTTGGTTTGACAGCACTTGGTGCACCGGCTGATTTTACTTTCCTTGATGCGAAAATCCCACGTAAACGCTATACGTCAACCACAGAATGCCTCAACGCCACCCTCATCCACCAATCCATCACAGGACTGTATGAGACACGCATTGATTTGAGTCAGTTGGGGGATGTCTAA
- the cas1 gene encoding type II CRISPR-associated endonuclease Cas1, with amino-acid sequence MGWRTIVVNTHSKLSYKNNHLIFKNAHQTEMIHLSEIDVLLLETTDIVLTTMLIKRLVDENILVIFCDDKRLPTAMLMPFYGRHDSSLQLSRQIAWDETVKAEVWTDIISQKILNQSLYLGECGFYEKSQAIMDLYQGLELFDPSNREGHSARIYFNRLFGNDFSRDLDCPINAGLDYGYTLLMSMFAREVVITGCMTQFGLKHANQFNQFNLASDIMEPFRPIVDRIIYENRDASFVKMKRELFTMFSETYAYKNKEMYLTNIVSDYTKKVIKALNNGGKGVPEFRI; translated from the coding sequence ATGGGTTGGCGAACGATTGTGGTAAATACCCACTCAAAGCTCTCTTATAAGAACAATCATCTTATTTTCAAGAATGCTCATCAAACGGAGATGATTCATCTCTCAGAGATTGATGTTTTGCTGCTTGAGACAACAGATATTGTGCTGACGACTATGCTCATAAAGCGTTTGGTGGATGAAAATATTTTGGTGATTTTCTGTGATGACAAGCGCCTGCCGACAGCTATGCTCATGCCCTTTTATGGGCGGCACGACTCGAGCTTACAGCTGTCTCGGCAGATTGCTTGGGATGAGACGGTCAAGGCAGAAGTGTGGACAGATATCATTTCACAAAAGATACTCAATCAGAGCCTTTACTTGGGTGAGTGTGGTTTTTATGAAAAATCGCAGGCAATTATGGACTTGTATCAGGGATTAGAGCTGTTTGACCCTAGCAACCGTGAAGGGCATTCTGCACGAATTTATTTTAATAGGCTTTTTGGGAATGACTTTAGTCGTGACTTGGACTGTCCTATCAACGCTGGTCTCGACTATGGCTATACGCTGTTAATGAGTATGTTTGCTCGTGAGGTGGTTATCACTGGTTGTATGACGCAGTTTGGGCTGAAGCACGCCAATCAGTTTAACCAGTTTAATCTTGCTAGTGACATCATGGAGCCTTTTCGTCCTATTGTAGACCGTATCATCTATGAGAATCGTGACGCTAGTTTTGTCAAAATGAAACGTGAGCTCTTTACCATGTTTTCAGAGACTTATGCTTATAAGAACAAGGAGATGTATTTGACAAATATTGTCAGTGACTATACCAAAAAGGTCATTAAGGCGTTGAATAATGGTGGAAAAGGAGTTCCTGAATTTAGGATATGA
- the cas2 gene encoding CRISPR-associated endonuclease Cas2, with translation MSYRYMRMILMFDMPTDTAEERKAYRKFRKFLLNEGFIMHQFSIYSKLLLNNTANKAMVDRLQENNPKKGSITLLTVTEKQFSRMIYLNGDKDTSVANSDERVVFLGETYDVED, from the coding sequence ATGAGTTATCGATATATGCGAATGATTTTGATGTTTGATATGCCGACAGATACTGCCGAGGAGAGAAAAGCCTACCGGAAATTTAGAAAATTTTTGCTCAACGAGGGCTTCATAATGCACCAATTTTCGATTTACAGTAAGTTGCTGCTCAATAACACCGCAAATAAAGCTATGGTTGACCGCTTGCAGGAAAATAATCCTAAAAAAGGCAGTATTACGCTTCTTACGGTGACTGAAAAGCAGTTTTCTCGAATGATTTATCTCAATGGTGACAAGGACACAAGTGTCGCCAACTCGGATGAACGAGTGGTTTTTCTAGGGGAGACTTATGATGTTGAAGATTAA
- the csn2 gene encoding type II-A CRISPR-associated protein Csn2: protein MLKINFPILDEPLALAQETVLVVEDVTVFSSLVKHFYQYQEDDELKLYDEKMKSLKASELMLVTDILGYDVNAPAMLKLIHADLEEQLNAKPEVKSMIEKLASTITELISFECLENELDLEYDEITVLELIKALGVKVETASDSIFEKCFEILQTYHYLSKKKLLVFVNIGAYLTKDEVEKVIEYICLSHQTVLFIEPRRLYDFPQYVLDEDYFLSSENML, encoded by the coding sequence ATGTTGAAGATTAATTTTCCCATACTAGACGAGCCCTTGGCTTTAGCGCAAGAGACTGTTTTAGTCGTAGAGGATGTTACCGTGTTTTCTTCTTTGGTTAAGCATTTTTATCAGTATCAGGAGGACGACGAACTCAAACTTTATGATGAAAAGATGAAGTCACTAAAAGCGTCTGAGCTTATGCTGGTGACGGATATTTTAGGGTATGATGTCAATGCACCTGCCATGCTAAAGCTTATCCACGCTGATCTTGAAGAGCAGTTGAATGCTAAGCCAGAAGTCAAATCAATGATTGAAAAGTTGGCATCAACGATTACAGAGTTGATTTCCTTTGAGTGCTTGGAAAATGAGTTGGACTTGGAATACGATGAAATCACCGTTTTAGAGCTCATCAAGGCGCTGGGCGTCAAGGTTGAGACAGCAAGTGATAGCATTTTTGAAAAATGCTTTGAAATCTTGCAAACCTATCATTATTTGAGTAAGAAAAAGCTCTTAGTTTTTGTCAATATTGGTGCTTATTTGACCAAAGACGAGGTGGAAAAAGTAATTGAGTACATTTGCCTGTCTCATCAGACGGTACTTTTCATTGAACCACGACGACTATACGACTTTCCGCAGTATGTGCTGGATGAAGATTATTTCTTATCTTCTGAAAACATGCTATAA